Proteins encoded together in one Ciona intestinalis unplaced genomic scaffold, KH HT000076.2, whole genome shotgun sequence window:
- the LOC100186265 gene encoding actin-3 translates to MVDAEGAALVFDNGSDTLKAGFASDEAPRTFFPTIVGRPRQRGIFAENKELFVGDEAQNHRRVLNIKHPIERGIITHWDDMEKIWHHTFYNELSVDPEKHPVLLTESALNPESNRETMVSYMFEKFNTPAMYVAVQSMLSLTASGRSTGTIVESGHGTSLAVPIYEGRVVKSAVLSLDVAGRNITSYLRKLLLEKGYSFNNIKAPRVTLRDIKEKLCNVALDFDQELDANTVEQSYELPDGEIINVGKEGFRSTELLFQPSMIGMQSDGIHQMTNNSILKCDAETQQKYMYGNIVLAGGSSMFTGFAERMYKEITALAPSTCKVKIIAPPERKYSAWIGGSILASLSTFRDTCISKQEYEEFGTSIVQRKCLV, encoded by the exons ATGGTTGATGCTGAAGGTGCGGCTCTCGTATTCGACAATGGATCCGATACGTTAAAAGCTGGTTTCGCATCCGACGAGGCACCCCGTACCTTCTTCCCAACCATCGTAGGCCGTCCTCGACAACGt GGTATTTTTGCGGAAAATAAAGAACTGTTTGTTGGAGATGAAGCTCAGAATCATAGACGGGTCCTTAACATTAAGCATCCAATTGAACGTGGTATCATCACCCACTGGGACGACATGGAAAAGATCTGGCATCACACTTTCTACAACGAGCTTAGCGTAGACCCAGAAAAGCACCCAGTTCTTCTCACTGAATCAGCACTTAACCCTGAA AGTAACCGAGAAACAATGGTTTCGTACATGTTCGAAAAATTCAACACCCCCGCTATGTACGTCGCCGTCCAGTCCATGCTTTCATTGACTGCATCAGGTCGTAGCACTGGTACCATCGTGGAAAGTGGACACGGTACTTCACTTGCAGTTCCAATCTACGAAGGCCGTGTCGTTAAATCAGCTGTTCTTTCGTTGGACGTGGCGGGAAGAAATATTACCAGTTACTTAAGAAAACTCTTGCTGGAAAAAGGTTATTCCTTTAATAACATCAAGG CACCCCGTGTAACCCTCCGTGACATCAAGGAAAAATTGTGTAATGTTGCTCTTGACTTCGACCAAGAATTGGATGCCAACACGGTTGAGCAAAGTTACGAGCTTCCTGACGGAGAG ATCATCAATGTAGGAAAGGAGGGTTTCAGGAGCACAGAGTTACTCTTTCAACCATCCATGATTGGTATGCAATCTGATGGAATTCACCAAATGACAAATAACTCAATCTTGAAGTGCGATGCTGAAACACAGCAAAAGTATATGTACGGCAATATCGTTCTTGCTGGAGGATCTTCCATGTTTACCG GTTTTGCTGAGAGAATGTACAAGGAAATCACTGCTCTTGCACCATCAACCTGTAAGGTGAAGATCATTGCCCCACCAGAGAGGAAATACTCCGCGTGGATTGGAGGATCCATCCTTGCTTCACTCTCCACCTTTAGAGATACATGTATCAGCAAACAAGAGTACGAAGAGTTCGGTACCTCCATTGTCCAACGAAAATGCCTTGTTTAA